The Glycine soja cultivar W05 chromosome 3, ASM419377v2, whole genome shotgun sequence genome window below encodes:
- the LOC114407068 gene encoding probable E3 ubiquitin-protein ligase HIP1 isoform X1 yields MGHRQFHNTSSLFEGEPDQNWNHMHTDQQCVHLGRTSTSENGSFIYPAENMSIDNMSFPSHWNSSTRSNGYASSSNNIDVPPHQSDASGTYNDHFVDLSSAGPSLFIPLENYAHQPSSSNYDRQTFHVDGGFIDLTMGSGQGHHKRKSPGIPSVYEAGSTSRYFNAGSSTDLPISSELWQEKPNIDCQYIPWDHYCTMTPTLRGTGLSIKGEGSLRNVRSRSTLDLDSNLARTHSSSNHSHNSYPTVPPVDHSSTVDLSGQTSVTLTRDWSQMNISPANGRVLLSDTGAFGLETSHFLVGSGATASNAASVDVGGFHHEFGTSRNPTAPQSFHNTQTQTARGIRSNYSQRSTPTFRASSSLRLGQVTSDDGLPMVAESYSSRLPRPLSTIGRRNGDRNGRSRISSERYRSLAESGLHDRFSSEGFMVVERASVYGSRNMLDQHRDMRMDVDNMSYEELLALGERIGYVNTGISEDSLNKCLTETIYCSSEQSQDEGNCVICLEEYKNMDDVGTLKTCGHDYHVSCIKKWLSLRKLCPICKVSALPEDTKDK; encoded by the exons ATGGGGCATAGACAGTTCCATAACACATCTTCATTGTTCGAGGGTGAGCCTGACCAGAACTGGAATCATATGCATACTGATCAACAATGTGTGCACCTTG GTAGGACTAGCACTTCAGAGAATGGTTCATTTATTTATCCTGCTGAAAATATGTCCATAGATAACATGTCTTTCCCTTCTCATTGGAATTCTTCCACAAGGTCAAATGGATATGCATCCTCTAGTAACAACATTGATGTACCTCCTCACCAGTCAGATGCATCAGGAACTTATAATGATCATTTTGTGGATTTGTCTAGTGCTGGACCATCATTGTTTATACCGTTGGAAAATTATGCACACCAACCTTCTTCCTCCAATTATGACAGACAAACATTTCATGTTGATGGTGGTTTTATTGATCTTACAATGGGAAGTGGACAAGGGCATCACAAGCGTAAGAGCCCTGGAATTCCTTCAGTCTATGAGGCAGGCAGTACTAGTAGATACTTTAATGCTGGGAGTTCAACTGATCTTCCTATATCTTCAGAATTGTGGCAGGAGAAGCCAAATATTGATTGTCAATATATTCCCTGGGATCATTATTGTACTATGACACCCACATTGAGAGGTACTGGCCTTTCAATAAAGGGTGAGGGTTCTTTGCGGAATGTGAGGAGCCGATCTACACTTGATTTGGATTCCAATCTGGCTAGGACCCATTCATCAAGTAATCATTCACACAATTCCTACCCTACTGTCCCACCAGTTGACCATTCTAGCACGGTGGATCTTTCTGGTCAGACTTCTGTTACATTGACAAGGGATTGGAGCCAAATGAACATATCTCCAGCTAATGGAAGGGTGTTATTATCAG ATACAGGTGCTTTTGGTCTTGAAACAAGTCACTTCCTTGTTGGAAGTGGTGCTACTGCTAGCAATGCTGCTTCTGTAGATGTTGGGGGATTCCATCATGAATTTGGTACAAGCAGAAATCCTACTGCTCCTCAAAGTTTTCATAATACTCAAACTCAGACTGCTAGGGGAATTAGAAGCAACTATTCTCAGAGATCCACACCAACTTTTAGGGCTTCTTCAAGCTTGCGCTTGGGACAAGTGACATCTGATGATGGATTGCCTATGGTAGCTGAAAGTTACTCTTCTAGACTTCCAAGGCCATTGAGCACCATTGGCAGGAGGAATGGTGATAGAAATGGGAGGTCAAGAATTTCTAGTGAAAGATATCGATCATTGGCTGAGAGTGGTCTGCATGATCGTTTTTCCTCTGAG GGTTTCATGGTTGTTGAGCGTGCATCAGTGTATGGTTCCAGGAACATGCTAGATCAGCATCGAGACATGAGGATGGACGTAGATAACATGAGTTATGAg GAACTACTTGCACTTGGTGAGAGGATTGGCTATGTGAACACAGGAATCTCTGAGGATTCGCTTAACAAATGTTTGACGGAAACAATATATTGTTCATCTGAGCAAAGTCAAGACGAAGGAAACTGCGTAATATGTCTG GAAGAGTACAAGAACATGGACGATGTTGGAACACTTAAAACATGTGGGCATGACTACCATGTGAGCTGCATTAAAAAATGGTTATCTTTGAGGAAATTATGTCCTATCTGCAAAGTATCTGCTTTGCCTGAGGATACGAAGGATAAATAA
- the LOC114407068 gene encoding probable E3 ubiquitin-protein ligase HIP1 isoform X2 — MGHRQFHNTSSLFEGEPDQNWNHMHTDQQCVHLGRTSTSENGSFIYPAENMSIDNMSFPSHWNSSTRSNGYASSSNNIDVPPHQSDASGTYNDHFVDLSSAGPSLFIPLENYAHQPSSSNYDRQTFHVDGGFIDLTMGSGQGHHKRKSPGIPSVYEAGSTSRYFNAGSSTDLPISSELWQEKPNIDCQYIPWDHYCTMTPTLRGTGLSIKGEGSLRNVRSRSTLDLDSNLARTHSSSNHSHNSYPTVPPVDHSSTVDLSGQTSVTLTRDWSQMNISPANGRVLLSGAFGLETSHFLVGSGATASNAASVDVGGFHHEFGTSRNPTAPQSFHNTQTQTARGIRSNYSQRSTPTFRASSSLRLGQVTSDDGLPMVAESYSSRLPRPLSTIGRRNGDRNGRSRISSERYRSLAESGLHDRFSSEGFMVVERASVYGSRNMLDQHRDMRMDVDNMSYEELLALGERIGYVNTGISEDSLNKCLTETIYCSSEQSQDEGNCVICLEEYKNMDDVGTLKTCGHDYHVSCIKKWLSLRKLCPICKVSALPEDTKDK, encoded by the exons ATGGGGCATAGACAGTTCCATAACACATCTTCATTGTTCGAGGGTGAGCCTGACCAGAACTGGAATCATATGCATACTGATCAACAATGTGTGCACCTTG GTAGGACTAGCACTTCAGAGAATGGTTCATTTATTTATCCTGCTGAAAATATGTCCATAGATAACATGTCTTTCCCTTCTCATTGGAATTCTTCCACAAGGTCAAATGGATATGCATCCTCTAGTAACAACATTGATGTACCTCCTCACCAGTCAGATGCATCAGGAACTTATAATGATCATTTTGTGGATTTGTCTAGTGCTGGACCATCATTGTTTATACCGTTGGAAAATTATGCACACCAACCTTCTTCCTCCAATTATGACAGACAAACATTTCATGTTGATGGTGGTTTTATTGATCTTACAATGGGAAGTGGACAAGGGCATCACAAGCGTAAGAGCCCTGGAATTCCTTCAGTCTATGAGGCAGGCAGTACTAGTAGATACTTTAATGCTGGGAGTTCAACTGATCTTCCTATATCTTCAGAATTGTGGCAGGAGAAGCCAAATATTGATTGTCAATATATTCCCTGGGATCATTATTGTACTATGACACCCACATTGAGAGGTACTGGCCTTTCAATAAAGGGTGAGGGTTCTTTGCGGAATGTGAGGAGCCGATCTACACTTGATTTGGATTCCAATCTGGCTAGGACCCATTCATCAAGTAATCATTCACACAATTCCTACCCTACTGTCCCACCAGTTGACCATTCTAGCACGGTGGATCTTTCTGGTCAGACTTCTGTTACATTGACAAGGGATTGGAGCCAAATGAACATATCTCCAGCTAATGGAAGGGTGTTATTATCAG GTGCTTTTGGTCTTGAAACAAGTCACTTCCTTGTTGGAAGTGGTGCTACTGCTAGCAATGCTGCTTCTGTAGATGTTGGGGGATTCCATCATGAATTTGGTACAAGCAGAAATCCTACTGCTCCTCAAAGTTTTCATAATACTCAAACTCAGACTGCTAGGGGAATTAGAAGCAACTATTCTCAGAGATCCACACCAACTTTTAGGGCTTCTTCAAGCTTGCGCTTGGGACAAGTGACATCTGATGATGGATTGCCTATGGTAGCTGAAAGTTACTCTTCTAGACTTCCAAGGCCATTGAGCACCATTGGCAGGAGGAATGGTGATAGAAATGGGAGGTCAAGAATTTCTAGTGAAAGATATCGATCATTGGCTGAGAGTGGTCTGCATGATCGTTTTTCCTCTGAG GGTTTCATGGTTGTTGAGCGTGCATCAGTGTATGGTTCCAGGAACATGCTAGATCAGCATCGAGACATGAGGATGGACGTAGATAACATGAGTTATGAg GAACTACTTGCACTTGGTGAGAGGATTGGCTATGTGAACACAGGAATCTCTGAGGATTCGCTTAACAAATGTTTGACGGAAACAATATATTGTTCATCTGAGCAAAGTCAAGACGAAGGAAACTGCGTAATATGTCTG GAAGAGTACAAGAACATGGACGATGTTGGAACACTTAAAACATGTGGGCATGACTACCATGTGAGCTGCATTAAAAAATGGTTATCTTTGAGGAAATTATGTCCTATCTGCAAAGTATCTGCTTTGCCTGAGGATACGAAGGATAAATAA